Proteins co-encoded in one Candidatus Omnitrophota bacterium genomic window:
- the rpsR gene encoding 30S ribosomal protein S18 produces the protein MEKKTFKKRFSKTVRPKRKCRFCKTRIAIDYKNVRILQNFVGDSARILPSVITGTCARHQRELTTAIKRARQIALLPYTV, from the coding sequence ATGGAAAAAAAAACATTTAAAAAAAGATTTTCAAAAACGGTAAGGCCGAAACGAAAATGCAGATTTTGTAAAACAAGAATAGCGATAGATTACAAAAATGTGCGTATCCTGCAGAACTTTGTGGGTGACAGCGCCCGCATACTGCCTTCCGTTATCACCGGCACCTGCGCGCGTCATCAGAGAGAGCTGACCACGGCTATCAAAAGAGCCCGTCAGATAGCGCTACTGCCTTACACTGTCTGA
- a CDS encoding single-stranded DNA-binding protein — MANFNKVMIMGNLTKDPEERFTKNDQAVVHFTVACNRVYRDKVSGEQKKQVSFVPVSVWGRAAENCKQYLQKGSPVFVEGRLVSSSWESPQGEKKFKLEVTAQSVQFLSSGPKRAGGESSADPDPVNIQDEPPGGPSEDEVPF, encoded by the coding sequence ATGGCTAATTTCAACAAAGTGATGATCATGGGTAATCTCACGAAGGATCCCGAGGAACGTTTTACGAAAAACGATCAGGCGGTGGTTCACTTCACTGTCGCCTGCAACAGAGTGTACCGCGACAAGGTTTCAGGAGAACAGAAGAAGCAGGTTTCCTTTGTTCCTGTGTCAGTTTGGGGCAGAGCGGCCGAGAATTGCAAGCAGTATCTGCAGAAAGGCAGCCCCGTTTTCGTAGAGGGCAGGCTTGTCAGCAGCAGCTGGGAGAGCCCTCAGGGAGAAAAAAAATTCAAGCTTGAAGTGACGGCGCAGTCCGTGCAGTTTCTGTCCAGCGGACCCAAGCGCGCCGGCGGAGAATCCTCCGCGGATCCTGATCCGGTGAACATACAGGATGAGCCCCCGGGCGGCCCGTCGGAAGACGAGGTGCCTTTTTAG
- the rpsF gene encoding 30S ribosomal protein S6 has translation MNYETIFIVHPDATQEQQDEILKEVKGILSEKKTAVLSEQNWGKKTLAYEIKKNKEGFYYYVKFSSLVSDIPNKLSLFYRRSEPVLKFLTLRLDD, from the coding sequence GTGAATTACGAGACAATTTTTATTGTGCATCCTGACGCTACTCAGGAGCAGCAGGATGAGATCCTCAAAGAGGTGAAGGGCATCCTGTCAGAGAAGAAGACGGCGGTGCTTTCGGAACAGAACTGGGGCAAGAAAACTCTTGCTTACGAGATCAAAAAGAACAAAGAGGGCTTTTACTATTATGTGAAGTTTTCCTCGCTGGTGTCGGACATCCCCAACAAGCTCTCGCTGTTTTACAGGCGGAGCGAACCGGTTCTCAAGTTCCTGACACTGAGGCTTGACGATTGA
- a CDS encoding sodium-translocating pyrophosphatase, with product MTETISFFYIPLISGILGLITVAALAAHVLKASQGKSKMIEISNLIHDGAMAFLSREYRQIGVFVLIVAVIMFFTLSRLMPIAFISGALFSILAGFIGMSIATRANARTAQAASIGLNEALNVAFPAGMVMGLSVASLGLLGLTLMYMFFMWKLGLTSPDFILNLNSVTGIVVGFSMGASSVALFARVGGGIYTKAADVGADLVGKVEAGIPEDDPRNPAVIADNVGDNVGDVAGMGADLYESYVGAIISACVIAAASGDVKGIFLPFLIISWGLLSSIDRKFFVKTSAKVNAQEALRNGLLSASVFFVLGALAITVLWYDNTAIAKFGPFGAIAAGLIAGLIVGYTAEYYTSGKQVQKIAEASKSGPAMNILSGLTCGMYSTGFSILAIAAATVVSYKCAGIYGVALSAIGMLSITGMTVAVDAYGPIADNAAGIAEMADMGPEVRKRAENLDAVGNTTAAIGKGFAIGSAALTALALFTAYAQSAGLAKDAAGMSIINILDAKVVGGLFIGGMITFIFAAATTAAVNKSATSVVDEVRRQFREIPGLMEGKALPDSARCVSITTDGALAQMRVPGIAAVLVPILVGALMGTEALGGFLAGSLVTGVPLALFLANAGGAWDNAKKYVEEGNLGGKGSDVHKATVIGDTVGDPCKDTSGPSINILLKLMSIVSLVFLPVIIALNERVLDLF from the coding sequence ATGACTGAAACGATTTCTTTTTTCTACATTCCGCTCATCAGCGGGATTCTGGGTTTGATCACGGTGGCGGCGCTGGCGGCTCATGTCCTGAAAGCATCTCAGGGGAAATCCAAAATGATCGAGATCTCGAATCTCATTCATGACGGCGCGATGGCCTTTCTCTCGAGAGAGTACAGGCAGATCGGCGTTTTTGTCCTGATTGTGGCCGTGATAATGTTTTTCACGCTCAGCAGGCTGATGCCCATCGCCTTTATAAGCGGCGCGCTTTTTTCCATACTGGCGGGTTTCATAGGGATGTCCATAGCCACCCGCGCAAACGCCCGCACGGCGCAGGCAGCGTCGATCGGCCTGAACGAAGCTCTGAATGTGGCTTTTCCCGCGGGAATGGTCATGGGCCTTTCGGTGGCCAGCCTCGGACTGCTCGGCCTGACATTGATGTACATGTTCTTCATGTGGAAGCTGGGCCTCACCTCGCCTGATTTTATACTTAACCTCAACAGTGTCACCGGCATCGTCGTGGGTTTCAGCATGGGCGCCAGCTCAGTGGCTCTTTTCGCCAGGGTGGGCGGCGGCATTTACACAAAGGCCGCCGATGTCGGAGCGGATCTTGTGGGAAAGGTTGAGGCCGGAATACCGGAAGACGATCCCAGGAATCCCGCCGTCATAGCCGATAACGTGGGAGATAATGTGGGGGATGTGGCCGGAATGGGCGCAGATCTTTACGAATCCTATGTCGGGGCTATAATCTCCGCCTGCGTCATCGCGGCGGCTTCGGGAGATGTAAAAGGCATTTTTCTGCCTTTTCTTATAATCAGCTGGGGGCTTTTATCTTCCATAGACAGAAAATTCTTCGTGAAAACGAGCGCGAAGGTCAACGCTCAGGAGGCTCTGAGAAACGGCCTTCTATCGGCCTCAGTTTTTTTTGTTCTGGGGGCGCTTGCGATAACGGTGCTGTGGTATGACAACACCGCCATAGCCAAGTTCGGGCCTTTCGGCGCTATCGCGGCGGGCCTCATAGCCGGCCTTATCGTCGGTTATACGGCGGAATATTACACTTCGGGGAAACAGGTACAGAAAATTGCCGAGGCTTCAAAGTCGGGGCCGGCGATGAACATCCTGTCCGGCCTGACCTGCGGAATGTATTCAACGGGTTTTTCAATTCTTGCCATTGCGGCTGCGACGGTTGTCTCTTACAAATGCGCAGGCATATACGGTGTGGCGCTTTCCGCCATAGGCATGCTCTCAATAACAGGCATGACGGTCGCTGTTGACGCTTATGGGCCTATCGCCGACAACGCCGCCGGGATAGCCGAAATGGCCGATATGGGCCCTGAGGTGCGAAAACGCGCCGAAAACCTTGACGCTGTTGGAAACACGACCGCGGCCATAGGCAAAGGTTTCGCCATAGGTTCGGCGGCCCTTACGGCGCTGGCTCTTTTTACGGCATACGCTCAGAGCGCGGGTTTGGCAAAGGATGCCGCGGGTATGTCCATCATCAACATCCTTGACGCGAAAGTTGTGGGCGGCCTTTTTATCGGGGGTATGATCACTTTTATTTTCGCGGCGGCTACAACGGCGGCGGTTAACAAGTCCGCTACAAGCGTTGTTGACGAAGTGCGCAGGCAGTTCAGGGAAATACCGGGCCTCATGGAAGGGAAGGCTTTGCCGGATTCCGCAAGATGCGTGAGCATCACAACAGACGGCGCCCTGGCCCAGATGAGGGTGCCGGGAATAGCCGCTGTGCTCGTGCCGATTCTGGTCGGGGCACTGATGGGAACAGAAGCGCTCGGCGGGTTTCTGGCGGGTTCTCTTGTGACGGGCGTTCCGCTGGCCCTTTTCCTGGCCAATGCCGGAGGCGCGTGGGATAACGCGAAAAAATATGTTGAAGAGGGCAACCTCGGCGGCAAGGGCTCAGACGTTCACAAGGCCACGGTCATAGGAGACACAGTCGGTGATCCCTGCAAGGACACCTCCGGACCGTCCATAAACATATTGCTCAAGCTGATGTCCATCGTGTCGCTCGTTTTTCTTCCGGTGATCATCGCGCTGAACGAGCGTGTGCTTGATTTATTCTGA
- a CDS encoding acetylornithine/succinylornithine family transaminase, with protein MRNILPVYKKVHITVARAQGKYIWDISGRKYLDFISGISVNVLGHRPSAVVKAVREQLGKYMHVSNLYTDMNQEKYADLLIKKTFPGKVFFSNSGTEANELAIKFVRKAGEGRNKFRIISFSGSFHGRSMSTLSATGQKKFHEGFRPLLTGFDFAKFNDISSVEKLISPRTAAVLVEPVQGEGGIYPAERTFLRDLKKLCVKHKLFLIFDEIQTGFGRTGSLFAFQKYGVSPHILTLAKAAGGGLPLGVTVLGEGLEKHFTYGSHGSTFGGNPLSVAAGLATLRSIDAKMLKRINALGNYFMASLSKLSSRFPVIRQIRGEGLMIGVEFKKPIAGGAVAYSFKKGILVNACKENILRFLPSYVIDRSDIDLVVSELAGFLDEKPDGVGK; from the coding sequence ATGAGAAACATACTCCCTGTTTACAAAAAGGTGCATATCACTGTCGCCAGGGCCCAGGGGAAATACATATGGGACATAAGCGGCAGAAAATATCTTGATTTTATATCAGGGATCTCTGTGAACGTTCTGGGGCACAGGCCGTCAGCCGTCGTGAAGGCCGTCAGAGAGCAGCTCGGAAAATACATGCATGTCTCAAATCTTTACACGGATATGAATCAGGAAAAATACGCCGATCTTCTCATCAAAAAAACTTTTCCGGGGAAGGTGTTTTTTTCCAATTCAGGCACCGAGGCGAATGAGCTGGCGATAAAATTCGTCAGAAAAGCGGGTGAGGGCAGAAATAAATTCAGGATCATATCTTTTTCAGGCTCATTCCACGGCCGCTCGATGTCAACTCTTTCGGCCACGGGCCAGAAAAAATTTCACGAAGGATTCAGGCCGCTTCTGACGGGTTTTGATTTCGCGAAATTCAATGATATCTCTTCCGTGGAAAAACTCATAAGCCCCCGGACTGCGGCGGTGCTGGTCGAGCCCGTGCAGGGCGAAGGCGGCATCTATCCGGCCGAGAGAACTTTTCTGCGGGATCTGAAAAAACTCTGCGTGAAACACAAGCTCTTCCTTATTTTTGACGAGATACAGACGGGTTTCGGCAGGACGGGAAGCCTTTTCGCGTTTCAGAAATACGGGGTGTCCCCGCACATACTGACTCTGGCGAAAGCCGCCGGCGGCGGACTGCCCCTGGGTGTGACGGTGCTCGGTGAGGGCCTTGAAAAACATTTTACATACGGCTCTCACGGTTCCACTTTCGGGGGGAATCCCCTCTCCGTGGCCGCCGGCCTGGCCACTCTCAGATCCATTGACGCTAAAATGCTGAAAAGGATCAATGCCCTCGGGAATTATTTTATGGCATCTTTATCAAAACTCTCCTCGCGTTTCCCCGTCATCCGCCAGATACGGGGAGAAGGGCTTATGATCGGTGTGGAATTCAAAAAACCAATAGCGGGCGGAGCGGTGGCGTATTCTTTTAAGAAAGGCATTCTCGTGAACGCCTGCAAGGAGAACATTCTGCGCTTTTTGCCGTCTTATGTGATAGACAGGAGTGATATAGATTTGGTTGTTAGTGAACTGGCCGGCTTTTTGGACGAAAAGCCCGACGGTGTCGGGAAATGA